A window of Roseateles sp. XES5 genomic DNA:
ATCCGGCACTGCCGAGCTTCCCGGGCCACGACCTCTGGAAGCGCGATTTCAAGGGCGCGAGCGGCATCTTCTCCATCGTTCTCGACGGCGGTTCGCCGGAGCGGCACAAGGCGAAGGCCCATGCCTTCCTCGATGCGCTCGGCATTTTCGGCCTCGGCTATTCCTGGGGCGGCTTCGAGTGCCTTGCGGTGCATGTGAACCTGTCCGACCGCCGCGTCGCCAAGGGGCCGACGGAAGGGCCGCTGCTGCGCCTGCAGATCGGTCTTGAGGACGTGAAGGACATCAGGGCGGATATCGAACGCGGGCTTGCCGCGGCACGTGCCGTTTAAGGATTAGCGCCGCCCTCATCCGGCAAGCCGGGTGAGGGCACTTTTCCGATCGGATTGCGGACAAGGCTCTAGCTTTTCGTTTTTACCGCACCATCACACTCCGGGACCACACAGCTAGCCCGGCGTCCTGTAGCCGTAGAGCCAGTCGAAATCGGCGGCGAGGTTTTCCGGCTTGCGCAGGGACAGCACGAGGTTTCGCGCGAGCGCCACCGGCCCGCGCGCGTGATAGGCGAAGCGGTTGAAGGCGCCGCGGCTGCGGACGCGGGCGACGCGTTCGCGGCGAAGGGCTTCGAAGCGGCGGAGCGCCTGAGCGCTGTCCGCCGCGCCCGCCAGCATGTTGGCCAGCAAGGCCGCGTCCTCGATGGCCATGGCCGCGCCCTGCGCCGCGAAGGGCGTCATGGCATGGGCGGCATCGCCGATCAGCACGGTCTTTCCATCCGTCCACGCACCGTCCGGGCAGCCGAAGAGCGGCCAGACCATGGGATCCTGCGCCTGCGGCAGCAGGCGGCGTATATCCGCGTGCCAGCCGGCGAAGGCGTCCAGCAGGCGTTCGCGCGCGGCGGTGTCGCCCCTGCGCCGCCAGCCTTCCGGCGGCGCGTCGGCCTGGGCGTGGATGGCGACGATGTTGAAGGCCTCGGTCTCGGCCAGCGGATAGGCGACGAGATGGGCATGCGGGCCGAGAAAGGCTGTGACGGTGCGCGGATTGAGGAAGGCCGGCGCGGCGGCATAGGGCACCAGGAAGCGCCAGGCCACATTGCCGGAATAGCGGGCGGGCAGGGCGCCGGGCACTTCCTGCCGCAGCCGCGACCAGACGCCGTCGGCGGCGACGAGCACATCGGCCGGTGCAATGGCGAGGGCTGCCTGCCTCTCCTCGATTCGCTGGCCGGTGGTGAGCGTGCAGAGCGGTTCGCGCCTCACGGCATCGAGCAGGACGGCTTGCAGCGAGGCGCGGTGCAACACGCCGTAGGGCGCGTGCCAGCGGGCGCGGGCGGCGCTACCGGCCGGCACCGAGGCGAGGGGGGCAAGGGAAAGCCCCGAGGTGAGGAGGATATGGTCCGGCTCGCTCCAGCGCGCGCTGACGGCATCGAGAAGGCCGAGGTCGGTCAGGATGCGCGTGGCATTGGGGGAAAGCTGCAGGCCGGCGCCGACCTCTTCGAGGGCCGGGGCCTGTTCGAGCACATGTGTGGCAATGCCCTTGCGGGCAAGCGCGAGCGCCGCCGTCAGGCCGGCGATACCGGCTCCGACGATGGTCGTGGATTGGATGGGGGACATGGGAAGCCGGCCTTTCGGCCGTTACGCCGCGACCTGGTTGGTGAAGGTGCAGCCGGCGGGCTCGGTCTGGGTGGCCTTCAGCGCCGGATTGTAGCGGTAGAGCGTCGAGCAGTAGGGGCAGACCTTCTCGTTGTCGTCGCCCATGTCGAGGAAGACGTGCGGATGGTCGTAGGGCACGGAAGCGCCGACGCACATGAATTCCTTCACGCCGATCTCGATCGTGCGATGGCCGCCGTCGTTCTGGAAATGCGGAATGCTGTGCCCAGCCATGTCATGCTCCGTGGAAATGCTCTTTTCTGGCGCGGACCATAGTCGCCTTCGGCTGAAATGTGTAGATGCAAAACCGTCGCGCCTGAGCAGAAATCCGGGGCCTGCCGTTTTCTCGGCGGCCAAACGACGGTATGAGCGTGGACAGAAACGAAAGACGGCCCCGCAATGAATCTCGATAACCCGCCCTTTTCCCGCTTCAGCCATGACGGTCTCGAGCTTGCCTTCTTCGACGAAGGCGATCCGGCCGGCGATCCGGTGCTGTTGATCCACGGCTTTGCCTCCAGCGCCAATGTGAACTGGGTGTTTCCCGGCTGGCTGAAGACGCTGGGCGATGCCGGCTACCGGGTGGTCGCCATCGACAATCGCGGCCATGGCGCAAGCGACAAGCCGCACGACCCGGCGCTCTACACGCCGCCGCTGATGGCGGGCGATGCCGTGGCGCTGCTCGATCATCTCGGCATCCCCGAGGCGCATGTCTTCGGCTACTCCATGGGTGCCCGCATCACCGCCTTCCTGGCGCTTGCCCATCCGCACCGTGTGCGCTCCGTCGTCTTCGGCGGGCTCGGCATCGGCATGGTGGAGGGCGTCGGCGACTGGGACCCCATCGCCGAGGCGCTGCTGGCGCCCTCGCTCGACGTGGTGACACATGAGCGCGGCCGCATGTTCCGCGCCTTCGCCGACCAGACGAAATCCGACAGGCAGGCGCTCGCCGCCTGCATCATGACGTCGCGGGACCTCTTGACGGCCGAGGACATGGCGCGCATCGACATGCCGGCGCTGATCGGCGTCGGGACGAAGGACGACATCGCCGGCGCGCCGCAGCCGCTCGCCGCGCTGATGCCGGATGCCCGCGCGCTCGACATTCCCGGCCGCGACCACATGCTCGCCGTCGGCGACAAGGTGTTCAAGCGTGCGGTGCTGGAGTTCTACGCGGATATCGGCGGCCGCTGACGCATCCTTTGCGACAACCGCGCTTTACCACAATCTCCGGGCGGCCATTCCGCTCGGCCGTGCTTTGCTCTATATTTGCAGCGCAATGACATCAGGGAGTGCGGCGATGGTCGCGACGAACGAACTCAGGGCTGAAAAGCTCAAGGCCATGGATCCGATCTGGGACAGCCTGCGCGAGGAAGCGCGCGTGGCCGCCCAGGCCGAGCCGCTGCTGGCGGCCTTCCTCTATTCGACGGTGCTGAACCACCGCTCGCTGGAGGAAAGCGTGATCCATCGCGTCTGCGAGCGCCTCGACCATCCGGACCTGCAGGCGAACCTCTTGCACCAGATCTTCGACGAGATGCTGGAAGACTGGCCGGAATGGGGCAGCATCCTGCGTGTCGACATCCAGGCCGTCTACGACCGCGACCCCGCCTGCCTGCGGTTCCTGGATGCCGTGCTCTATTTCAAGGGGTTCCACGCCATCCAGACCCATCGCCTGGCGCACTGGCTGCATGAAAAGGGCCGGCGGGACCTGTCGCTCTATGTACAGAGCCGGTCCTCCAGCGTGTTCCAGACGGACATCAACCCGGCCGCGCGCATCGGCAAGGGCTTCTTCCTCGACCATGCCACCGGCCTCGTCGTCGGCGAAACGGCCGTCATCGGCGACAATGTCTCGATCCTGCACAATGTGACGCTCGGCGGCACCGGCAAGGAGGGCGGCGACCGCCACCCGAAGATCGGCGACGGCGTGATGATCGGCGCGGGTGCGAAGATCCTCGGCAACATCCATATCGGCCATTGCTCGCGCATCGCCGCTGGCTCCGTCGTGCTGAAGCCCGTGCCGCCGAAATCGACGGTCGCGGGCGTGCCGGCACGGGTCGTGGGCGAGGCGGGCTGCAACGAGCCGTCGCGCGCCATGGACCAGCTTCTGGCCGCATTCGACTACGATTTGTGAACGGGAAAGTCGCTTTCTCGGCAAAATCGAGGGTTTACACGCCCAAAAGCAGGTGCGAGAAGCGCGGCACATCAACCGTTACGGAGACAGATCGTGAAGCCGGAAGAAATCAGGAAGCTCGAGGCCTACTTCAAGCGCAATCTCAACAAGGAGATCGTCGTGAAGGCCCGTCCGCGCAAGGATGAATCCGCGGAAGTCTACCTCGCGGACGAATTCCTCGGCGTCATCTTCCGCGACGACGAAGACGGCGAACTCTCCTACAACTTCTCCATGGCGATCCTCGACATCGATCTCTGATCTGTCGGATCCGTCAGGATAAACGAGGCCCGGCCGCCCATGGCGCCGGGCCTTTTGTTATTCTTTTGCGACAAATCGGCTTTTATCCGCGCCAATAATCATACCTATCGCGCAAGGTGTTGCTTTGCTTGGAAAATATTGCGTTGCAGCATCCACATTGACTTTTTTGTGCAATGCATATAGATTTCGGGTCAATCACCGGGATCAAAGGAGACTTCGATGTTCAATTTCGACGAAGCAAACAAGAAGGGCAAGGAAGCCGTGGACACGTTCGTAAAGAGCTACACCACCGCCGCCCAGAGCTGGCAGGCCATTGCCACCGAGACCGCCGACTATTCCAAGAAGTCCTTTGAAAACGGCCTCGCTCACTTCGAGAAGCTGTCGGGCGTCAAGAGCGTCGAAGCCGCTCTCGAACTGCAGACGGCTTTCGTGAAGTCCTCCTACGAAGGCTTCGTCGCCGAAGCCACCAAGATCGGCGAAATGTATGCCGATCTCGCCAAGGGCGCCTACAAGCCCTACGAAGCACCGGTCGCCAAGGCCACCGCTGCTGCCAAGGCTGCCGTCGCAGCCTGATCCTCCCACGTTCTGCGTACGCGTATAGCGTTTATCGGCCGGCTGCGGGCAACCGCAGCCGGCCTTTGCGTTTTCCGGGGATTGCGCGAGGCTGACGCAGCGGCAGCAAATTTCGCTATTTCCTTCGGATGGTCGGCGATTATGATTGCAGTGCGAAGCGAGGGTCTTACAATCGTCTGCCGAGACATTAGATAACAGTTCCAGAAGGCAGCCTCGGGGAAAACGCCCGGAGCAAACGACTGTAATCAAGGGAATGACCACGCATGGAAGTGAGACGGGTTCGGATGCAGGATGGCGATGAGGGCGGCGACACTCCCGGTCGCGGCACCTCGGTCATTACCCGCACGAAACCTAAGACCAAGAAGCCGAGCCTGTACCGTGTCCTGCTTCTCAACGACGACTATACGCCCATGGAGTTCGTGATCCACATTCTGGAACGCTTCTTCCAGAAGGACCGGGAAGCGGCCACGCGGATCATGCTGCATGTGCACAATCATGGCGTAGGCGAGTGTGGCGTGTTCACCTACGAGGTTGCCGAAACCAAAGTGACACAGGTGATGGATTTCTCCCGCCAGCACCAGCACCCGCTGCAATGTGTCATGGAAAAGAAATGAGGAACGAACGTGCCAACATTTTCTGCAAGCCTTGAAAAGGCCCTCCACCAGGCACTGACCTATGCGAACGAGCGCCACCACGAATATGCGACGCTCGAACACCTCCTTCTCGCGCTGATCGACGACGCCGACGCGGCCGCCGTGATGGGCGCCTGCAACGTGAATCTCGACGTTCTGCGCAAGACCGTCACCGACTATGTCGATCATGACCTCGCAAACCTCGTGACGGGGTACGAGGAGGATTCCAAACCCACTTCGGGCTTCCAGCGCGTCATCCAGCGCGCGGTGATCCATGTCCAGTCCTCCGGCCGCGAGGAAGTGACCGGCGCCAACGTGCTCGTCGCCATCTTCGCCGAGCGCGAGAGCCATGCCGCCTATTTCCTGCAGGAGCAGGAGATGACGCGCTACGACGCCGTCAACTTCATCTCGCACGGCATCGGCAAGCGGCCGGGCGCGTCCGAGCAGCGCCAGGTGCGCGGTTCCGACGACAGCGAGAACGAACCCAAGCAGTCGCGGGGCGGCAACGAGCAGGAGGAGACCGCCAAGAAGCAGGACGCTCTGACCGCCTATTGCGTGAACCTCAACCAGCAGGCCAAGGACGGCAAGATCGATCCCCTGATCGGCCGCGAGGGCGAGGTGGAGCGCGTGGTGCAGGTGCTGTGCCGCCGCCGCAAGAATAACCCGCTGCTGGTGGGTGAGGCCGGCGTGGGCAAGACCGCCATCGCCGAGGGCCTGGCCTGGCGCATCACCGAAGGCCAGGTGCCCGATGTGCTGGCCGACAGCGTGGTGTATTCGCTGGACATGGGCGCGCTGCTGGCGGGTACCAAGTACCGCGGCGACTTCGAGCAACGCCTCAAGGCCGTGCTCAAGCAGCTCAAGGACCAGCCCAACGCGATTCTCTTCATCGACGAGATCCACACCCTGATCGGGGCTGGTGCGGCCTCGGGCGGCACCCTGGACGCGAGCAATCTGCTCAAGCCGGCGCTGTCCTCCGGCGCGATGAAGTGCATAGGCGCCACCACCTTCAGCGAGTACCGCGGCATCTTCGAGAAGGATGCGGCCCTGTCCCGCCGCTTCCAGAAGGTGGATGTGGTGGAGCCCTCGGTGGAGCAGACCGTGGAGATCCTCAAGGGCCTGAAGTCACGCTTCGAGGAGCACCACAGCGTCAAGTACGCCCTGGGCGCCCTGCAGGCCGCGGCCGAGCTCTCGGCCAAGTACATCAATGACCGCCACCTGCCGGACAAGGCCATCGATGTGATCGACGAGGCCGGTGCCGCCCAGATGCTGCTCCCCGTCGGCAAGCGCCGCAAGCTGATCACCGAGAAGGAGATCGAGGCGACGATCGCCACCATGGCCCGCATTCCGCCCAAGACCGTCTCCAAGGACGACGAGCAGGTGCTCGCGGGTCTCGAGAAGGAACTGCGCTCGGTGGTCTTCGGTCAGGATCCGGCCATCGACGCCCTGGCGGCCGCCATCAAGATGGCGCGCTCGGGCCTGGGCAAGCCGGACAAGCCCATCGGCAGCTTCCTCTTCAGCGGCCCTACCGGCGTGGGCAAGACCGAGGTGGCCAAGCAGCTGGCCTATATCCTGGGCATCGAGCTGATCCGCTTCGACATGTCGGAGTACATGGAGCGCCATGCCGTGAGCCGCCTGATCGGCGCGCCCCCGGGCTATGTGGGCTTTGACCAGGGTGGTCTGCTGACCGAGGCCGTGACCAAGAAGCCGCATTCGGTGCTGCTGCTCGACGAGATCGAGAAGGCGCATCCCGATGTCTTCAATGTGCTGCTGCAGGTCATGGACCACGGTGCGCTGACCGACAACAACGGGCGCAAGGCCGACTTCCGCAATGTGATCATCATCATGACCACGAACGCGGGCGCCGAGACCATGAACAAGTCCACCATCGGCTTCACCAACAAGCGCGAGCAGGGTGACGAGATGGGCGACATCAAGCGCCTGTTCACGCCCGAGTTCCGCAACCGCCTGGATGCCATCATCCCGTTCGGCTCGCTGCCGACGCCGGTCATCCATCAGGTTGTGCAGAAGTTCGTCATGCAGCTGGAAACCCAGCTTGCCGAGCGCAACGTTACCTTCGACCTGCAGCCCGAGGCGATTTCGTGGCTGGCGGAGAAGGGCTACGATGAGAAGATGGGTGCCCGTCCGCTGGCGCGCGTCATCCAGGAGAACATCAAGAAGAAGCTTGCTGACGAAATCCTTTTCGGCAAGCTCAAGAAGGGCGGCGTCGTCCGCGTTTCCGTCGGCACCAAGGAAGACGGCTCGAAGGGCCTGATCCTCGACGCCGTGCCGGAGACGACGCGGATCAAGCCGAAGGCCGAGATCGAGGAAGCCGTCAAGCCGGCCAAGCCCCGCAAGGCCAAGGAAACCGTCGCCGCCGAGGCTGCGCCGACCAAGGCCAAGTCGTCGAAGAAGGCGGTGGAAGCCAAGGCCGAGGAGCCCAAGGACGAGCCGCCGCGCAAGTCCTCCGGGGCGGTGCCGAAGGTGCCGCGCAAGAAATAACGGCTTTACAAATCGCATGGGCCGGGCAGGAAACTGCCCGGCTTTCTTTTTGCTCGCTTGCCTTCTTTTTCTGCCAAGAGATTTCATGACCGCCGACCCAGAACATCGATCCCAGGCCCATTGGTTCCTCCATGGCATGCGCGGCCTTTTCAGCCTGCCGGCGATCATCCTCATGCTGTCCTTCGTCGGCTTCGCCGCCTTCACGGCGGAGGCGAAGGTGCCGGTCGGGCAGGTGATGTTCATGACCGGCATCGTCTGGGCGCTGCCGGCCAAGGTCATCCTCGTCGGCTCCATGCTGTCGGGCGCCCATTTGGCGACGGCCTTCATCGCGGTGACGCTCTCCTCCGTGCGCATGATGCCGATGGTCGCGGCGCTGGTGCCGGAAATCCGCACGTCCCGCACGCCGACCTGGATCTTGCTGTTCCTCTCGCATTTCGTGGCGATCACCGCCTGGGTTTTCGCCATGGAGCGGGTGCGTGACATTCCGCGCGAGGGGCGTGTCGCCTTCTTCGCCGGTTTCGGCATCACGCTGACGCTGACGAACATCGTGCTGGTGGGGCTGGTCTATGGCGCGGTGTCGGAATTCCCGCCCATCGTTTCGGGCTGCCTGTTCTTCCTGACGCCGGTCTATTTCCTCACCTCGATCTGGATTTCGGCCCGCCATCGCGTGATCTATTTCGCGCTCGGCATCGGCCTTGCGCTCGGCTGGCTCTTTGCGGTCATCGCGCCGCAATACGATATCCTGCTGGCCGGCGTCATCGGCGGGACGGCGGCCTGGTGGGGCGAGCGGGTGCTGCGCCGGCGGGAGGCGCGCCAATGAGTTTCGACGGTCTCTGGCCCTATCTCTACATTGCCATCGCCGGATGGCTTGCGACGGACCTCTGGCGCTGGGCGGGCGTCCTCGTCGGCAACCGCATCGACGAGCGCTCCGAAATCCTCAACTGGGTGCGGGCGGTCGCGACGGCGCTGGTGGCGGCGGTCATCGCCAAGATGATCTTCTTCCCGACGGGAACGCTGGAGACCTCGCCGCTCTGGCTGCGGCTGGGCGCCGTCGTCTTCGGCGCGCTGTGCTTCTTCTTCGGCGGCCGCTTCCGGCAGATTCTCGGCATCGCCGCGGCCATCGGTTTCCTGGCCGTGGGGCTTGCGCTGCTTGGTGCCTGAGCATTTCCAACCGAAGCGGCATCGCTTCGGTGTTGGATAATGCGACGAGAACAAATAAGCATTTCCAGCCGAAGCGGCATCGCTTCGGCGTCGGATAATGCGAGTAAAAAGAGAGAGCATTTCCAGCCGAAGCGGGGATCGCCTCGGCTGATTTCATCGCCTTACAGCGCGCCGAGGCCGACGCTCTGGCGCAGATCGAAGCCGTTCGCGACGGGGTAGCGCACGTTGGCGATCTTCCAGTCCGCGCCCCGTTTCACGAAGACGATCTCGACGACCTTCGTGACGGCGAAATTCGTGACCCGCGCGCTGACGACGGCATCCGTGTCGCTCTCCGATTCCAGCGACACGACGGCGTGCACCTTGTCGAAATCCTGCGCATCGATGAAGAAATCGAAACCGGGATGGTTTTCACCCGAGAGCTGTTCGGCGACGTCGGGCAGATAGGGTACGTCCCGAGGGCCGTTACCGTCGTTGTCATAGGCGGCGTAGATCTTTTCGACGATCTCCTCGGGCCGGTCCGCCGCAAGGGCGGGGATGGCCGGCAGCGCCGCGAGAAGGGCGAGGCTGCCGAGACCGAGAAGAAGCGTGCGGCGGGTGATGGTGTTCATTTCGCAAGCGCCTTTCTGAGTTTTTCGGCATTGGCCGCCAGAACGCCCTGGTCTTCCATCGTGCCGGAATGCGGCTTCAGCGGCAGGCCCTCGACGCGCGGGATGACGTGGAAATGCAGGTGATAGACGGTCTGACCCGCCGCCGGCTCGTTGAACTGGATGACCGTGACGCCATCCGCCTCGAAGGCCTCCTTTGCCGCCACGGCCACCTTCTGCACCACCGGCATCAAGTGGGCGAGGGTCTGCGGGTCGGCATCGAGGATGTTGCGCGACGGCGCCTTGGGAATGACCAGCGTATGCCCGTTCGCCTGCGGCATCACATCCATGAAGGCGACGGCGTGCTCGTCCTCATAGACGCGGTGCGAGGGAATCTCGCCGCGCAGGATCTTGGCGAAGATGTTGTTGGTGTCGTAGCTCATGCTCGTCTCCCGATCTTATTCCGTCTCGTTGTGTTCGCCGCCCCGGCGGAAGGGGCCGTGCTCGGCAAGATAGTCGCCCATCGCCTCGACGTCGCGGCGCTCGCGCTCGAGATAGTCGGCGACGGCGCGTTTGAGGCCCGCATGGGCGATGTAGTGGGCGGAATGGGTGATGACGGGCAGGTAGCCGCGCGCCAGCTTGTGCTCGCCCTGCGCGCCGGCCTCCACCCGGGCCAGCCCCTTCTCGATCGCGAAATCGATGGCCTGGTGATAGCAGACCTCGAAATGCAGGAAGGGATGGTCCTCGATGCAGCCCCAGTGGCGGCCATAGAGCGTGTCGCCGCCGATGAAATTGATCGCGCCGGCGATGTAACGGCCTTCGCGCCGCGCCATGACGAGCAGGATGTCGTCGGCCATGCGTTCGCTGATCAGGCTGTAGAACGCGCGGTTGAGATAGGGCCGGCCCCATTTGCGGCTGCCGGTATCCATGTAGAAGGCGAAGAACTGGTCCCAGACGGCTTCGGTCAGGTCCTTGCCGGTCAGCCAGTCGATCTCGATGCCATGTTCCAGCGCGGCCCGGCGTTCCTTCTTCAGCGCCTTGCGCTTGCGGGAAGCGAGCGTTTCGAGGAAGTCGTCGTGCGAGCCATAGCCCTCGTTGAGGAAATGGAACTGCTGGTCGGTGCGGTGCAGGTAGCCGGCTGCCTCGAAGACCGGCATTTCCGCCTCCGGCACGAAGGTGACATGGGCGGAGGAGACGCCGTGACGTCTTGCAAGCTCCTTGAGGCCTTCGGCAAGGGCCGCCTGCGTCTCGACGACCGGCCGGTCGACGCGGTGAAGCAGGCGCGGGCCGGTGGCGGGCGTGAAGGGGATGGAAGCCTGCAGCTTGGGGTAATAGCGCCCGCCGGCGCGTTCGAGCGCGTCGGCCCAGCCATGGTCGAAGACATATTCGCCCTGGCTGTGGTTCTTCAGGTAGACGGGCAGGGCGCCGTGCAAGGCGCCGTCGTCGCCCTCCAGCAAGAGGTGCTGGCCGAGCCAGCCGGTCTCGGCGATGGCGCAGCCGGATTCTTCCAATGCGGAGAGAAAGGCGTGGCTGACGAAGGGATTGTAGGGAACCTGCGCATCGGCCCTGGAGGCGCCGGCAAGGCGCCCCCAGTCTTCCGCCGGAATATCGGCGAACGTGGTTTCGACGCGGATGCGCACGGCCCTTTCCATCGTCAGGCGGTCAGCGGCTCGCGCGGATCGAAGCCCTCGAAGGTCATCTGGTCCGCATTCTCGGCCGTGATCGTGCGTGCCTCGTCGTCGCGCACCGTCCAGGTGATGACCTGCTTGCCGAGTTCGCGTTGCCGGCTGATGAAGGCGTTCGGCAGGTGCCCGTAGTAATAGGAGATGAAGTCGAGTTCGAGCTGCATCGCCTCCTCGTGCACGGCGAAATTCTCCGGGCGCGGGCCTTCCGCCGTCAGGCCGACGGGGCGGCTGGTGCCGATCGCCTTGAGATCCTTCAAGAGCCAGTGGTCGAAGCTCATCAGCGCGATGGGGCCGGCATAGTCCTCGATGGTATCGAGCACGGCCATGGCGAAGCCCTCGTCGTCGTCCTTGCGGCCTTTCAGCTCCAGCACCAACGGCACGCGGCCCTTCACGAGATCGAGAAGCTGGCGCAGCGTCGGCACCTTGTCGGCGGTGCCGCCGACAGTCAGCAGGCCTAGTTCGGCGGCCGTGCGCTTGCGCACGTCGCCTTCCACGCCGCAAAGGCGCTTCAGGTCGTCGTCATGGAAGACGACCGGAATGGCATCGGCCGAATATTGCAGGTCGCATTCGATGGCGAAGC
This region includes:
- a CDS encoding FAD-dependent monooxygenase; the protein is MSPIQSTTIVGAGIAGLTAALALARKGIATHVLEQAPALEEVGAGLQLSPNATRILTDLGLLDAVSARWSEPDHILLTSGLSLAPLASVPAGSAARARWHAPYGVLHRASLQAVLLDAVRREPLCTLTTGQRIEERQAALAIAPADVLVAADGVWSRLRQEVPGALPARYSGNVAWRFLVPYAAAPAFLNPRTVTAFLGPHAHLVAYPLAETEAFNIVAIHAQADAPPEGWRRRGDTAARERLLDAFAGWHADIRRLLPQAQDPMVWPLFGCPDGAWTDGKTVLIGDAAHAMTPFAAQGAAMAIEDAALLANMLAGAADSAQALRRFEALRRERVARVRSRGAFNRFAYHARGPVALARNLVLSLRKPENLAADFDWLYGYRTPG
- a CDS encoding zinc-finger domain-containing protein — encoded protein: MAGHSIPHFQNDGGHRTIEIGVKEFMCVGASVPYDHPHVFLDMGDDNEKVCPYCSTLYRYNPALKATQTEPAGCTFTNQVAA
- a CDS encoding alpha/beta fold hydrolase: MNLDNPPFSRFSHDGLELAFFDEGDPAGDPVLLIHGFASSANVNWVFPGWLKTLGDAGYRVVAIDNRGHGASDKPHDPALYTPPLMAGDAVALLDHLGIPEAHVFGYSMGARITAFLALAHPHRVRSVVFGGLGIGMVEGVGDWDPIAEALLAPSLDVVTHERGRMFRAFADQTKSDRQALAACIMTSRDLLTAEDMARIDMPALIGVGTKDDIAGAPQPLAALMPDARALDIPGRDHMLAVGDKVFKRAVLEFYADIGGR
- the cysE gene encoding serine O-acetyltransferase; the protein is MVATNELRAEKLKAMDPIWDSLREEARVAAQAEPLLAAFLYSTVLNHRSLEESVIHRVCERLDHPDLQANLLHQIFDEMLEDWPEWGSILRVDIQAVYDRDPACLRFLDAVLYFKGFHAIQTHRLAHWLHEKGRRDLSLYVQSRSSSVFQTDINPAARIGKGFFLDHATGLVVGETAVIGDNVSILHNVTLGGTGKEGGDRHPKIGDGVMIGAGAKILGNIHIGHCSRIAAGSVVLKPVPPKSTVAGVPARVVGEAGCNEPSRAMDQLLAAFDYDL
- a CDS encoding DUF3126 family protein, encoding MKPEEIRKLEAYFKRNLNKEIVVKARPRKDESAEVYLADEFLGVIFRDDEDGELSYNFSMAILDIDL
- a CDS encoding phasin family protein; amino-acid sequence: MFNFDEANKKGKEAVDTFVKSYTTAAQSWQAIATETADYSKKSFENGLAHFEKLSGVKSVEAALELQTAFVKSSYEGFVAEATKIGEMYADLAKGAYKPYEAPVAKATAAAKAAVAA
- the clpS gene encoding ATP-dependent Clp protease adapter ClpS produces the protein MQDGDEGGDTPGRGTSVITRTKPKTKKPSLYRVLLLNDDYTPMEFVIHILERFFQKDREAATRIMLHVHNHGVGECGVFTYEVAETKVTQVMDFSRQHQHPLQCVMEKK
- the clpA gene encoding ATP-dependent Clp protease ATP-binding subunit ClpA, whose protein sequence is MPTFSASLEKALHQALTYANERHHEYATLEHLLLALIDDADAAAVMGACNVNLDVLRKTVTDYVDHDLANLVTGYEEDSKPTSGFQRVIQRAVIHVQSSGREEVTGANVLVAIFAERESHAAYFLQEQEMTRYDAVNFISHGIGKRPGASEQRQVRGSDDSENEPKQSRGGNEQEETAKKQDALTAYCVNLNQQAKDGKIDPLIGREGEVERVVQVLCRRRKNNPLLVGEAGVGKTAIAEGLAWRITEGQVPDVLADSVVYSLDMGALLAGTKYRGDFEQRLKAVLKQLKDQPNAILFIDEIHTLIGAGAASGGTLDASNLLKPALSSGAMKCIGATTFSEYRGIFEKDAALSRRFQKVDVVEPSVEQTVEILKGLKSRFEEHHSVKYALGALQAAAELSAKYINDRHLPDKAIDVIDEAGAAQMLLPVGKRRKLITEKEIEATIATMARIPPKTVSKDDEQVLAGLEKELRSVVFGQDPAIDALAAAIKMARSGLGKPDKPIGSFLFSGPTGVGKTEVAKQLAYILGIELIRFDMSEYMERHAVSRLIGAPPGYVGFDQGGLLTEAVTKKPHSVLLLDEIEKAHPDVFNVLLQVMDHGALTDNNGRKADFRNVIIIMTTNAGAETMNKSTIGFTNKREQGDEMGDIKRLFTPEFRNRLDAIIPFGSLPTPVIHQVVQKFVMQLETQLAERNVTFDLQPEAISWLAEKGYDEKMGARPLARVIQENIKKKLADEILFGKLKKGGVVRVSVGTKEDGSKGLILDAVPETTRIKPKAEIEEAVKPAKPRKAKETVAAEAAPTKAKSSKKAVEAKAEEPKDEPPRKSSGAVPKVPRKK
- a CDS encoding AzlC family ABC transporter permease; translation: MTADPEHRSQAHWFLHGMRGLFSLPAIILMLSFVGFAAFTAEAKVPVGQVMFMTGIVWALPAKVILVGSMLSGAHLATAFIAVTLSSVRMMPMVAALVPEIRTSRTPTWILLFLSHFVAITAWVFAMERVRDIPREGRVAFFAGFGITLTLTNIVLVGLVYGAVSEFPPIVSGCLFFLTPVYFLTSIWISARHRVIYFALGIGLALGWLFAVIAPQYDILLAGVIGGTAAWWGERVLRRREARQ
- a CDS encoding AzlD domain-containing protein, translating into MSFDGLWPYLYIAIAGWLATDLWRWAGVLVGNRIDERSEILNWVRAVATALVAAVIAKMIFFPTGTLETSPLWLRLGAVVFGALCFFFGGRFRQILGIAAAIGFLAVGLALLGA
- a CDS encoding YbjP/YqhG family protein, which translates into the protein MNTITRRTLLLGLGSLALLAALPAIPALAADRPEEIVEKIYAAYDNDGNGPRDVPYLPDVAEQLSGENHPGFDFFIDAQDFDKVHAVVSLESESDTDAVVSARVTNFAVTKVVEIVFVKRGADWKIANVRYPVANGFDLRQSVGLGAL
- a CDS encoding HIT family protein; its protein translation is MSYDTNNIFAKILRGEIPSHRVYEDEHAVAFMDVMPQANGHTLVIPKAPSRNILDADPQTLAHLMPVVQKVAVAAKEAFEADGVTVIQFNEPAAGQTVYHLHFHVIPRVEGLPLKPHSGTMEDQGVLAANAEKLRKALAK
- a CDS encoding GNAT family N-acetyltransferase; protein product: MRIRVETTFADIPAEDWGRLAGASRADAQVPYNPFVSHAFLSALEESGCAIAETGWLGQHLLLEGDDGALHGALPVYLKNHSQGEYVFDHGWADALERAGGRYYPKLQASIPFTPATGPRLLHRVDRPVVETQAALAEGLKELARRHGVSSAHVTFVPEAEMPVFEAAGYLHRTDQQFHFLNEGYGSHDDFLETLASRKRKALKKERRAALEHGIEIDWLTGKDLTEAVWDQFFAFYMDTGSRKWGRPYLNRAFYSLISERMADDILLVMARREGRYIAGAINFIGGDTLYGRHWGCIEDHPFLHFEVCYHQAIDFAIEKGLARVEAGAQGEHKLARGYLPVITHSAHYIAHAGLKRAVADYLERERRDVEAMGDYLAEHGPFRRGGEHNETE